The genomic window GATGATCGCATCATCGATTCTGATGGGGCGGGCATTGGCCCCGATCGAGCAGGTGGTCTCGGGCTGGTCCATGGTCCAGCGCGCCCAGGATGGCTGGCGCCGACTGGCGGAACTGTTGTCGCGGCGGCCGCCCGTGGCGCCGCGCACGCCCCTGCCCCGTCCCGCCGCCCGGCTCGAGGTGCGCAACCTGACCGTCGTGCCGCCCGGCCAGGGCACGGCGACCCTGCGCGGGATCAGCTTCGATCTGACGCCCGGGCAGGCAATGGGTGTGATCGGGCCATCGGGCGCGGGAAAAAGCACGCTGGCGCGGGCGCTGATCGCGGCCTGGCCCATTGCCGGCGGCTCGATCCGGCTGGATGGCGCGACGCTCGACCAATACGACCCTGACGTGCTGGGCGCGCTGATCGGCTATCTGCCGCAGCAGGTGACGCTGTTCGACGGCACCATCGCGGAAAACATCGCCCGGCTGGCGCCGCATCCCGATGCCGAACGGGTTGTGGCCGCAGCGACCGCCGCCGCCGCCCATCGCATGATCCTGGACCTGCCCCAGGGCTATGACACCCGCGTCAGCCATGGCGGCGGGCGCCTTTCCGGCGGGCAGATTCAACGCATCGGTCTGGCGCGCGCGCTTTATAACGATCCGGTTCTGCTTGTGCTGGACGAGCCGAACTCGAACCTGGACAACGATGGTTCCACGGCACTGAACCAGGCGATCCGCAGCATCAAGGCTCGCGGTGGTGCGGTCATCATCATGGCGCATCGCCCCGCGGCCATCACGGAATGCGACCTGCTTCTGGTGATGGATCAGGGCATGCGCCGGGCCTTCGGCCCTCGGGACGAGGTGCTCAGGTCGATGGTGCGCAATGCCGAACAGATCAACCGCGCCCAAGGTCATGGTGGAGGTGTGACATGAACGCCGACCTTCGACCCACGCGTCCCGGCAGCCCTCGCCCCCTGCCAGCGCCCCAGGATGCGGCCGCGCAATCGGCCAGGCCGGAATGGTCTGCGCGCGGGGCGGTAACGCTGGGCCTTGTGGCGATCGCCTTGCTGTTCGGCGGCTTCGGCATCTGGGCGTGGGGGGCGCGGATTGCCGGCGCGGTCGTTGCCCCTGGTCAGGTCGAGGTCGAACAGCGCCGTCAGGTTGTCCAGCACCCCGATGGTGGGGTGGTCGATCAGATCCTGGTCCGGGAAGGCGAGGCCGTGAGTGCGGGCCAACCGCTGATCCGGCTGGACGGCACATTGCTGCGCACCGAACTTGCGATCGTCGAAGGGCAGTATTTCGAGCTTCTGGCGCGCCGCGGCCGGCTCGAGGCGGAGCGCGCCGAGGCCTCAAGCATCCGCTTTCCCGACGAACTGGTGACAACGGCGGCAAAGCAGCCGCAGGTGCGCGCGCTGATGAACGGACAGGAAAGCCTGTTCAATGCGCGGCGCGAGACGCTGCAACAGGCGCTTGGCCAGTTGCGCAAGCAGTCCGAACAGGTCGAGGCGCAGATCGGCGGGATCGATGCCCAGCGCCAGGCATTGCAACAGCAGCGCAGCTTCATCGCCCAGGAACTGACCGATCAGCGTTCGCTGCTGGACAAGGGCCTGGCCCAGGCGCCACGTGTTCTGGCGCTGCAACGCGAGGCGGCACGCCTGGACGGGCTTTTGGGCGAAACCACGGCCCTGCGGGCCCGCGCGGTAACCCAGCGCGCCGAAATCGACCTGTCGCTGCTGGAAAAGACCGCGACCTATCGCGAGGCTGCCGAAACCGAATTGCGAGATATCGGTTATCGGGAACTTGAACTGGCCGAACGCCGCCGGGCGCTGATCGAACAGATCTCGCGTCTGGATATTCGCGCCCCTGTGTCGGGCATTGTCCAGGAATTGCAGGTCACGACGCCCCGCGCGGTTTTGCGCGCGGCAGACCCGATCATGTTCGTCATCCCCCAGGATCGCCCCCTGGTGGTGGCCGCGCATATCGCGCCGATAAACATCGACGAAGTGCATCCAGGTCAGCAGGTGGTGCTGCGCTTTGCCTCGTTCTCGGCGCGCACCACCCCGGAAATCGACGGTGTGCTCAGCCGGGTGTCGCCCGACACATTGGTCGATCAGGCCACGCGCATCCCCTATTACCGGGCCGAGGTTACGATACCTCCCGAACAGGTCGCCAAGCTGAAGGGGCTGGAACTGATCCCGGGCATGCCGGTCGAAGTTTATGTTCAGACCGGCGAGCGCAGCCCTATGGCCTATCTGCTGAAACCGCTCAGCGACTATTTCGCCCGTGCCTTCCGCGAGAACTGAGATCTTCGGTCTTGCCGGCAAAGCGCCCTTGCCACAGCGATTCAGGCAGCGATCGCGACGGGATTCGGCTTTGCAAGGCTGCGTCGGATATTGAAACGCGGGCGATTCCCCCCTAGCAGCGTTGCGCAAAGCAGTAGGCGGAACATGTCAGACAAGGATCTAGAAGCCCGGCATCTCGAAACGCTGGACCGCGACCTGGGCCGGTTTTCGAACCTTGAAATGGCGGCAGCCTATATTTCGCGCCCGCTGGTCGCGCCGGGCATCGCACTGGTCTTTGTCATCATGGCCGGCCTGGCCTCGGGCATGCTGCTGGGGCAAGGCAACGATTCGATGATCGTGGTCAGCGCGGCGGTGTTTGGGGCCTATATGGCGTTGAACATCGGCGCCAACGATGTGGCCAACAACATGGGGCCTGCGGTCGGTGCAAATGCGCTAAGCATGGGGGGCGCCATTGCGATTGCCGCGATCTTCGAAAGCGCGGGCGCGCTGATCGCGGGTGCGGATGTGGTCTCGACCGTGTCGAAAGGCATTGTTGCGCCCGAAACCCTGCAATCGCCTGCAACTTTCGTCTGGGCGATGATGGCGGCGCTGCTGGCATCGGCGCTTTGGGTCAATCTGGCGACCTGGATCGGGGCGCCGGTGTCGACAACACATGCGGTCGTCGGCGGGGTGCTGGGCGCGGGCATTGCCGCCGCAGGCCTTGGCGCCGTCAACTGGGAGCAGATGACGGCGATCGCTGCAAGCTGGGTGGTGTCGCCGGTCATGGGCGGGATCGTTGCCGCCGCCTTCCTGTGGTTCATCAAGAGCCGGATCATCTATCGCGACGACAAGATCGCCGCGGCGCGGCTTTGGGTGCCGGTGCTGGTGGGGATCATGGCGGGCGCCTTTGCCGCCTATCTGGTGCTCAAGGGGTTGAAGCAGCTGATCGACGTTTCGCTGGCCAGCGCGCTGCTGATCGGGCTGGGCATCGGCATTGTCACCTGGTTGGTGATGATCCCGATCACCCGCCGCCAGTCCCAGGGCCTGGAAAACCGTAACAAGTCCTTGAAGGTTCTTTTCGGCATCCCGCTGGTGGTGTCGGCC from Paracoccus sp. SMMA_5_TC includes these protein-coding regions:
- a CDS encoding HlyD family type I secretion periplasmic adaptor subunit; its protein translation is MNADLRPTRPGSPRPLPAPQDAAAQSARPEWSARGAVTLGLVAIALLFGGFGIWAWGARIAGAVVAPGQVEVEQRRQVVQHPDGGVVDQILVREGEAVSAGQPLIRLDGTLLRTELAIVEGQYFELLARRGRLEAERAEASSIRFPDELVTTAAKQPQVRALMNGQESLFNARRETLQQALGQLRKQSEQVEAQIGGIDAQRQALQQQRSFIAQELTDQRSLLDKGLAQAPRVLALQREAARLDGLLGETTALRARAVTQRAEIDLSLLEKTATYREAAETELRDIGYRELELAERRRALIEQISRLDIRAPVSGIVQELQVTTPRAVLRAADPIMFVIPQDRPLVVAAHIAPINIDEVHPGQQVVLRFASFSARTTPEIDGVLSRVSPDTLVDQATRIPYYRAEVTIPPEQVAKLKGLELIPGMPVEVYVQTGERSPMAYLLKPLSDYFARAFREN
- a CDS encoding type I secretion system permease/ATPase; translated protein: MALPPPRHDGRRELRDARGRTWQLYAFVGLFSFAVNMLMLTGPLFMMQVYDRVLASRSVETLTALFLLVIFLFVMMGVLDLARSRVMSRVAARFQERMEGRVFTAALQDGDAIGSDLVVRGGMRDLEAVQRLIGSPVLMALFDLPWAPFFLAAVFLFHPVLGAVATAGLLVLVGSTLLNQWVSKDALQQAAVATQTAERMSDLYRDEGEVIGALGMRAAAFRRWQQARDAATLAMMRGADRASAFTVFSRSFRLFLQSALLAAGAWLVLRQELTPGAMIASSILMGRALAPIEQVVSGWSMVQRAQDGWRRLAELLSRRPPVAPRTPLPRPAARLEVRNLTVVPPGQGTATLRGISFDLTPGQAMGVIGPSGAGKSTLARALIAAWPIAGGSIRLDGATLDQYDPDVLGALIGYLPQQVTLFDGTIAENIARLAPHPDAERVVAAATAAAAHRMILDLPQGYDTRVSHGGGRLSGGQIQRIGLARALYNDPVLLVLDEPNSNLDNDGSTALNQAIRSIKARGGAVIIMAHRPAAITECDLLLVMDQGMRRAFGPRDEVLRSMVRNAEQINRAQGHGGGVT
- a CDS encoding inorganic phosphate transporter — translated: MSDKDLEARHLETLDRDLGRFSNLEMAAAYISRPLVAPGIALVFVIMAGLASGMLLGQGNDSMIVVSAAVFGAYMALNIGANDVANNMGPAVGANALSMGGAIAIAAIFESAGALIAGADVVSTVSKGIVAPETLQSPATFVWAMMAALLASALWVNLATWIGAPVSTTHAVVGGVLGAGIAAAGLGAVNWEQMTAIAASWVVSPVMGGIVAAAFLWFIKSRIIYRDDKIAAARLWVPVLVGIMAGAFAAYLVLKGLKQLIDVSLASALLIGLGIGIVTWLVMIPITRRQSQGLENRNKSLKVLFGIPLVVSAALLSFAHGANDVANAVGPLAAIVQATQTGDFNGAVAIPLWVMLIGAFGISFGLCLFGPKLIRMVGSQITKLNPMRAYCVALSAALTVILASALGLPVSSTHIAVGAVFGVGFFREWDAERRLVQARMSLPEENRLSPEERRRRKLVRRSHVLTIAAAWVITVPAAALLSGLIFVLLNHIPN